In Streptacidiphilus sp. P02-A3a, the DNA window GTGGGTCTCCCCGGCCACCTTCTGGTCCGCCGCGGCCGCCTCGCAACAGGTGCAGGTCGAGGTGAACCCCTAGGCCCGGCCCACTCAGTTCGGGTGGAAGGTCTGCCGGGCCAGCTCCACCGCCGGCAGCGAGGGCAGTTTGGCCAGTACCGCCGTCTCCCGCCGCAGCAGCTCCAGCTCGGCGGTCAGCCGGGTGCTGGCGGTGTCCGCGGCGAGCAGCCGCTGCTTGTCCCGCAGGGTCAGCACGGACGCGGCGGCCACCAGGTACGACAGCACCATCGGATCGTCCGGCAGCTCCTGCACCCCGGCGACGCTGGCCTCGCGGGCCCCCGCCAGTCGCCGCTGGTACGCCCGGAAGGTCCGCTCCACGCCCTGCGCCAGCGCCCCGGCCTCCGGCCCGGCCTCCTCCACCACCCGCTCCACCTCGGCGGTCAGGTAGGGGCCCGAGGTGTCGTACGACAGCGTGCGGAACCGGGTGGTCCCGGTCACCAGCAGGTCGTAGCCGCCGTCCGGGCGGGACTCGGCGGAGGCGACCTCGGCGGTGCAGCCCACGTCGAACAGCGACCGCGCCGGGTCCGCGCCGAGCCCGGCCAGCGCCGGGTTGCCGCCCTCGACGCCGGTGGGGGCCACCTCCTGGCCGTCGCGGATCGCCACCACGCCGAAGCGGTACGGCTCGGGGCCCGCGAGCAGGTCCGCGACCAGACGGCGGTAGCGCTCCTCGAAGGCCGACAGGGGCAGCACCAGGCCCGGGTAGAGCACCGTGCCGAGGGGAAAGAGGGGGAGCCGTTCCGTCACGGGCGTAAGAGTACGGCCAAGAAGGCCTCCGTCCGGCCGCAGGCCCGAACCGGTCACCGGGGGTGTCCACGCGGTGTCCCAGAGAATGGTCAGCACCAACGTGGCCTGCGGTGGCTCCGTACACTGAAGCTGTGATTTCGCGAATCGACCTCCGAGGCTCCACCGAAGACCTGCGCGGCAAGCTGCCGCGAGCCGAGTTCGACGTCGAGGCCGCCCTGGACAAGGTGCGGCCGATCTGCGAGGACGTCCGCCATCGCGGCGTCGCGGCGCTGATCGAGATCACCGAGCGCTTCGACGGGGTACGGCTGGACGACATCCGGGTGCCGCGGGCGGCCATCGACGACGCCCTCGCCCAGCTCGACCCCAAGGTCAGGGCCGCGCTGGAGGAGTCCATCCGGCGGGCCAGGCTGGTCCACCGCGCGCAGCGCCGGACCGACCACACCACCCAGGTCGTGCCCGGTGGCACGGTCAGCGAGCGCTGGGTCCCGGTCGACCGGGTCGGCCTGTACGTGCCCGGCGGACTCGCCGTCTACCCGTCATCCGTTGTGATGAACGTGGTCCCGGCGCAGGAGGCCGGGGTCACCTCGCTGGCGCTGTCCTCGCCGCCGCAGAAGGAGTTCGGCGGCCTGCCGCACCCGACCATCCTGGCCGCCTGCGCGCTGCTCGGCGTGGACGAGGTGTATGCGGTCGGCGGCGCCCAGGCGGTGGCGATGTTCGCCTACGGCGCGGGCTCCTGCCACCCGGTCAACCTGGTCACCGGCCCCGGCAACATCTGGGTCGCCGCCGCCAAGCGGCTGCTCAAGGGCGTCATCGGGATCGACGCCGAGGCCGGGCCGACCGAGATCGCGATCCTCGCCGACGCCACCGCCGACCCGGTGCACGTCGCCGCCGACCTGATCAGCCAGGCCGAGCACGACCCGATGGCCGCCTCGGTGCTGGTCACCGACTCGGTCGAGCTGGCCGACGCGGTCGCCGCCGAACTGCCGGGCCAGGTCGCCGCCACCAAGCACAGCGAGCGGATCACCGAGTCGCTGGGCGGACGCCAGTCCGGCATCGTCCTGGTCGACTCGCTGGAGCAGGGCCTGGAGGTGGTCAACGCCTACGCCGCCGAGCACCTGGAGATCCAGACCGCCGACGCCGCCGCCGTCGCCGCCCGGGTCCGCAACGCGGGCGCGGTCTTCGTCGGCGCCTACGCGCCGGTCTCGCTCGGCGACTACGCGGCCGGGTCCAACCACGTGCTGCCGACCGGCGGCTGCGCCTGCCACTCCTCCGGCCTGAGCGTGCAGTCCTTCCTGCGCGGGATCCACGTGGTCGAGTACAGCCGCGAGGCCCTGGCCGAGGTCGCCGGGCACGTGGTCACCCTCGCCGACGCCGAGGACCTGCCCGGGCACGGCGCCGCCGTGCGCGCCCGCTTCGACTGGACAGTCCCTGAGGCATCGGAGCCGGACGCATGAGGATCGACGACCTTCCCATCCGCGACGAGCTCAAGGGCAAGTCGCCGTACGGCGCCCCGCAACTGGACGTCCCGGTCCTGCTGAACACCAACGAGAACCCGTACCCGCTGCCCGAGGCGCTGGTCGCGCGGATCGCCGAGCGGGTCGCCGAGGCCGCCCGCGGCCTCAACCGCTACCCCGACCGGGACGCCGTCGAGCTGCGCCAGGGCCTGGCCGACTACCTGACCCGGAGCACCGGGCACCCGGTCCGCCGGGAGCAGGTCTGGGCCGCCAACGGCTCCAACGAGATCCTGCAGCAGCTGCTGCAGACCTTCGGCGGCCCCGGCCGCAGCGCGCTGGGCTTCTCCCCGACGTACCAGATGCACGACCTGATCTCGCGCGGCACCGGCACCGGCTGGAGCCAGGGCCCGCGCAACGCCGACTTCACCGTCGACCTGGACGCCGCGCTCGCGGCCATCGCCGAGCGGCGCCCGGACGTGCTCTTCGTCTGCTCGCCGAACAATCCCACCGGCACCGCCGTCGCCCGGGAGACCGTGCTGGCGCTGTACCAGGCCGCGCAGGCGGTCAAGCCGACGCTGGTGATCGTCGACGAGGCGTACACCGAGTTCTCGCACCAGCCCTCGCTGCTGCCGCTGATCGAGGGCCGCCCGCTGCTGGTGGTCACCCGCACCATGTCCAAGGCCTTCGGCGCGGCCGGGCTGCGGCTCGGCTACCTCGCCGCCGACCCGGCGGTGGTGGACGCGGTGCAACTGGTCCGGCTGCCCTACCACCTGTCCTCGGTCACCCAGGCGACCGCGCTGGCCGCGCTGGAGTTCACCGACACCCTGCTCGGCTACGTGGACCGGCTCAAGCGGGAGCGCGACCGGATCGTCACCGAGCTGCGCGCGATGGGTCTCGCGGTCACCGACTCGGACGCCAACTTCGTGCAGTTCGGCGAGTTCCAGGACAGCCACGGGGTCTGGCAGGCGATCCTCGACCACGGCGTGCTGGTCCGCGACAACGGCGTCCCCGGCTGGCTCCGGGTCACCGCGGGGACGCCCGCGGAGAACGACGCCTTCCTCGACGCGGTCCGCGTCGTCACCAAGAACTCCGGCGTCACCAAGAACTAGCGTCACCGAGAATCAGTCTGGAGTCCGAGACCGAATGACCCGCATAGGGCGCGTGGAGCGCACCACCAAGGAGACCTCCGTCAAGGTCGAGATCGACCTCGACGGGCACGGCCGGACGGACATCAGCACCGGTGTCGGCTTCTACGACCACATGCTGGACCAGCTCGGCCGCCACGGCCTGTTCGACCTCACCGTCAAGACCGACGGCGACCTGCACATCGACACCCACCACACGATCGAGGACACCGCGCTCGCCCTGGGCGCGGCCTTCAAGCAGGCCCTCGGCGACAAGGTGGGCATCTACCGCTTCGGCAACTGCACCGTCCCGCTGGACGAGTCGCTCGCCCAGGTGACCGTCGACCTGTCCGGCCGCCCCTACCTGGTGCACACCGAGCCCGAGGGCATGGCGCCGATGATCGGCGCCTACGACACCACCATGACCCGGCACATCCTGGAGTCATTCGTAGCCCAGGCGCAGATCGCCCTGCACGTCCACGTACCGTATGGACGCAATGCCCACCACATTGTCGAGTGCCAGTTCAAGGCGCTCGCCCGGGCGCTGCGGTACGCCAGCGAGCTGGACCCGCGAGCGGCCGGGATCCTCCCGTCGACCAAGGGCGCCCTGTAAGCCATGAGCCACATGAACGGCTTCGTCTACATCCTGATCTTCGCCGGACTCTTCCTGATAGGCGGGGCCTACTCGTTCTGGAAGCAGAAGCTCTCCAAGGGCGTGGTCGTGCTGCTCGCGCTGGCCGGGCTGATGTGCTTCGCGACCGGCGTCATGAAGCTGATGTGACCCCCACCCCCTCCTCACCTAAGGACCTGCCATGACGAAGCACGTGGTCGTCCTCGACTACGGCTCCGGCAACCTCCGCTCCGCGCAGCGGGCCCTGGAACGGGTCGGCGCCGAGGTCGAGGTGACCTCCGACTTCCAGGCCGCGCTGGACGCCGACGGCCTGCTGGTACCCGGCGTGGGCGCGTTCGCCGCCTGCATGGAGGGGCTGCGCGCGGTCCGCGGCGACCGGGTCATCGGCCGCCGGCTGGCCGGCGGACGCCCGGTGCTGGGCATCTGCGTCGGGATGCAGATCCTGTTCGCGCGCGGCGTCGAGCACGGCGTGGAGACCGAGGGCTGCGACGAGTGGCCCGGCACGGTCGAGCCGCTGCGCGCGCCGATCGTCCCGCACATGGGCTGGAACACGGTCGAGGCCGCCGCCGGGAGCACCCTGTTCGCGGGCCTGCCCGAGGACGCCCGCTACTACTTCGTGCACTCCTACGCCGTCCGGACCTGGGAGCTGCCCCCGATCGAGCAGCTGCGCGCGCCGCGGGTCACCTGGGCCGAGCACGGCGAGCCGTTCGTCGCCGCCGTGGAGAACGGCCCGCTGGCGGCGACGCAGTTCCACCCCGAGAAGTCCGGCGACGCCGGTGCGACCCTGCTGAAGAACTGGATCTCCACGCTGTGAGTAACGACCACCTCGTGCTGCTGCCCGCCGTCGACGTCCGCGACGGCCAGGCGGTCCGCCTGGTCAAGGGCGCCTCCGGCTCCGAGACCTCGTACGGCGAGCCGCTGGCCGCCGCCCTCGCCTGGCAGGCGGCCGGGGCCGAGTGGATCCACCTGGTCGACCTCGACGCCGCCTTCGGCACCGGCGACAACCGGGCGCTGCTGGCCGAGGTCACCGGTCGGCTCGACGTCAGGGTCGAGCTGTCCGGCGGCATCCGCGACGACGACTCGCTGCGGGCCGCGCTGGCCACCGGCTGCGCCCGGGTGAACC includes these proteins:
- a CDS encoding LON peptidase substrate-binding domain-containing protein — protein: MTERLPLFPLGTVLYPGLVLPLSAFEERYRRLVADLLAGPEPYRFGVVAIRDGQEVAPTGVEGGNPALAGLGADPARSLFDVGCTAEVASAESRPDGGYDLLVTGTTRFRTLSYDTSGPYLTAEVERVVEEAGPEAGALAQGVERTFRAYQRRLAGAREASVAGVQELPDDPMVLSYLVAAASVLTLRDKQRLLAADTASTRLTAELELLRRETAVLAKLPSLPAVELARQTFHPN
- the hisD gene encoding histidinol dehydrogenase, translated to MISRIDLRGSTEDLRGKLPRAEFDVEAALDKVRPICEDVRHRGVAALIEITERFDGVRLDDIRVPRAAIDDALAQLDPKVRAALEESIRRARLVHRAQRRTDHTTQVVPGGTVSERWVPVDRVGLYVPGGLAVYPSSVVMNVVPAQEAGVTSLALSSPPQKEFGGLPHPTILAACALLGVDEVYAVGGAQAVAMFAYGAGSCHPVNLVTGPGNIWVAAAKRLLKGVIGIDAEAGPTEIAILADATADPVHVAADLISQAEHDPMAASVLVTDSVELADAVAAELPGQVAATKHSERITESLGGRQSGIVLVDSLEQGLEVVNAYAAEHLEIQTADAAAVAARVRNAGAVFVGAYAPVSLGDYAAGSNHVLPTGGCACHSSGLSVQSFLRGIHVVEYSREALAEVAGHVVTLADAEDLPGHGAAVRARFDWTVPEASEPDA
- a CDS encoding histidinol-phosphate transaminase, with protein sequence MRIDDLPIRDELKGKSPYGAPQLDVPVLLNTNENPYPLPEALVARIAERVAEAARGLNRYPDRDAVELRQGLADYLTRSTGHPVRREQVWAANGSNEILQQLLQTFGGPGRSALGFSPTYQMHDLISRGTGTGWSQGPRNADFTVDLDAALAAIAERRPDVLFVCSPNNPTGTAVARETVLALYQAAQAVKPTLVIVDEAYTEFSHQPSLLPLIEGRPLLVVTRTMSKAFGAAGLRLGYLAADPAVVDAVQLVRLPYHLSSVTQATALAALEFTDTLLGYVDRLKRERDRIVTELRAMGLAVTDSDANFVQFGEFQDSHGVWQAILDHGVLVRDNGVPGWLRVTAGTPAENDAFLDAVRVVTKNSGVTKN
- the hisB gene encoding imidazoleglycerol-phosphate dehydratase HisB yields the protein MTRIGRVERTTKETSVKVEIDLDGHGRTDISTGVGFYDHMLDQLGRHGLFDLTVKTDGDLHIDTHHTIEDTALALGAAFKQALGDKVGIYRFGNCTVPLDESLAQVTVDLSGRPYLVHTEPEGMAPMIGAYDTTMTRHILESFVAQAQIALHVHVPYGRNAHHIVECQFKALARALRYASELDPRAAGILPSTKGAL
- the hisH gene encoding imidazole glycerol phosphate synthase subunit HisH; protein product: MTKHVVVLDYGSGNLRSAQRALERVGAEVEVTSDFQAALDADGLLVPGVGAFAACMEGLRAVRGDRVIGRRLAGGRPVLGICVGMQILFARGVEHGVETEGCDEWPGTVEPLRAPIVPHMGWNTVEAAAGSTLFAGLPEDARYYFVHSYAVRTWELPPIEQLRAPRVTWAEHGEPFVAAVENGPLAATQFHPEKSGDAGATLLKNWISTL